The bacterium nucleotide sequence TCGAGAATCATTTTTCGCCTTGCAATTTCCGCAAGACGCAAAATCCGCGCGCGGGCTTCCGCCAACCAATCTGACTGTAGTTGCAAAAGTTCTCGCGAAGGCAAACTCGGATTTTTCATCCTTAAAATTCCAAAATACAAGCAGCAAGATCCAAATAATTTTCAAATCTCAAGTTTCAACTTCCAAACGGGATCTCCCCGTGACTGATTTGATCATTGAGCTTTGGAATTTGAAATTTATTTGTAATTTCGAGTTTGAGATTTGTAAATTCCCCTAACGTCCGCCGCCCGCACAGGCACAGGCACACGCGCAACCTGCACACGCGCACGCACACCCGCCGCCGCCACCGCCCCCGCCACTGCTGCCGCCTGAACTCTGCATCGCTTTGCCGATCGCCTTGTCAACCGAACCAAAATTTACGATGCCCCCTTTCTGTCCTTCCATTGCGCCCACAACACCCGCAGCGGTATTTTGAAACCAGCCGGAGATGGAAGCTGCAACATCAGAAAATCTTGGAGATGATCCCGAAGATGAGGGCGCGCCGGCAACCGGCCTGCCGGATGTTGCGATGGTGGTAGGACGGTAAGAACGCGGAACGTATCGATCTTCGTATGGACCAAATCTTCCTGTGAAATCGGGATCCAGCATCATCCAGTCCACTTTTTCATCCATCTTCTTTTGCCACGCTTCGACATCTCCAATTTCCTGCGCTTCTTTCCACGCGCGTGAAATAATCTGCTTGTAATAACCACGAGTTTCATCCAGATCGTAACCCACCATTCGTTTCGCTACAGATTCCACAAGCGCCTTCAGCGGTTTTGAAAAATCGACCTCGTTGATCGAAGTCCCGCGCTTGCTTTGCTTCAGCAGTTTCAAGAATTCCTTTTCGTAGTCATGGAGAACCGCATCCAACGGAGGAGGCTTCTCTGCTTGAAACATCACCGGCTTCCTAACAGTCTGTTTTATCACTCCCTTCTTCATCATTCCAAACAAAACCAGAGTCACCACTTTATTCACCGGCAATTCCAACAAAACAGCCGCTTCCGGAGCAGTCAGACCCCGCTTGATTCCCCCTCCTTCCACGCTGGCGATTGCAGGCAGATATCTGGACCTCCGTTTCTTGCGGGCAATTTCGACAATAACAGCAAGGACAAGCAAAACCGGCCAGATGAACACTTCCGTCGCGTCAAACTTAACGTAAAAGAACGCTGCTGCAATCAGCATAGGAACAAAGAAGACGCATCCTGTGCCTCCCGTGAAACGTAAATAGATGATGAGGAGTATGATTGCAGCAGCAAAACTCAGCCAGCCGCGTGCTTTGACGGAGAACTGCCCGCGCCACCATCGCATCAGAAGTTCCGGAATGGTCATCGTAACGACTTTGCTCATGACGCGTTTGGGAAAAGAAACGCCGACGCGGTAGGCTGAAGTAAACCGCCGGTTCAGTTGCCAGAGAACCTCGACGCTCCCATCGTCCCGGAGATTTTTTCCGGTGAACTGCACACCCTGATGAAGCACCTCATCCGGTTTGACTCCTTGCGGGATCAGGACACGAATTGTGAGATCCGTCGACCCTACAACGTATTCATCGCCAAACCACGTGGGAGTAATTTTAAAGGAGGCATTATCCTTGCGTGTTGTATCTTGAAAAACCAGATCCGGAACCGTGATTTCAAATTCAAAGGTTCCTGATCCTCCAGCAGGAATCGCAAGATTGCCGAGATGGACCTCCAATCCAGGTTTCACATACTGAGATTCTCGAATCGGCCCTGGAACTTCCTGGCCATTCACCCATGCTTTAGCCTGTCCGGCATCGTAGTCTTCCTGCGGCATCCCTACATCGACAATATCGATGGCATGGCCGCTCGGTGTGTTCTGAAATTCGATCCGGTAATGGAGAAGCGCTCCGCCCGACTGCTGGATGTGAACTTCCATTTCAGCAGCCGGCACCGAAAAATAGTAGTCCTGCGCCTGCAGCGGTACATAGTACGATAATATTAGTACGATAAGGAATAGTAGCCGCCTCATGATCTCGCCCACCCTTTCGGATCTCCCGGGCAATCGGCGCCACAGATTTCGAGCTCCGGGCAGATCCCGCAGCGTGTTGGAGAAACGATTCTCTCTCTGTACTGCTTGAAAACATCGCGGTTCCAGATTTCGGCCCAGGACTCCTTTGACAGGTTCCCCGCGGCATCGAGTGGTCCTCTCGGAGCATAGACTGAACCGTCCGGATCGACACGGATGGAGACATCACCCGCGGTGCGCGGTCCTTTTTCCAACAATGCTTTCAACTCACCCGCACCCGATACGGCCGGCAGCCACACATAACGGACACGCGAGCCGTGTGCTATGTCCGCAACCCGCGCAGCAACATGAATGATCTCCGTTCCATCCAACCCGTCTTGTAGCGCGGGCGTCTCGCCCGCGTGTTGAGCTGCAATTGCATAGTACAAAACGTTACTAACGCCTTTTGCGCTGAACTCATCAACGATTTGTTCCAGCTCGTCAAGATTCTGACGAAAAATGGGAACCTCCAAAACAGGTGTCACTTCCCATTTCTTGCATTGCTCAAGACACTGAATTACGTGACTAGAATTGCTTTCGCCAAAGAACAGATCCTGCTTCTCTGAATTTGCGGACACGACCGGCAATACGATGTAGTCCACGCCGGCCATCGCAAGCTTTTGAAACAGATCGCCCTGCAGCAACAGGCCCGCGTGAACGCGAACGCCCGAGATCATGCCAAGGTCTTCGGCACGTTCAACATTCGCTACCGCGGCCGAGACGTTCGCGCTACTTTGATTAAAAGTTACATGCATGATTCCGCTTTTCCACAACTTCTCCAGCAGTGGATTGATTTGCTCAGGAGAAGCGACCTTCATCTGTGCATGAAACGGAGCTATCAGATTCTTTGGAGGAGCAACCGCAGGATCATCCAAGTTGAAAATGGGATAGTTGTCATCCAGATTCGCCAGCTCTCCAATGAGACGACTGATTTTTCGAACATCCAATTCAATCTGGCTTTCCGTCGCTCCGTAGAATGTAGTTTTGATGTTTTTGCTGATGACGGGATAAGGAACACCTTCCAGCCGCGACTTTGCAATGAGCACGCCTGTTGAGGATAGACGCGCGGCAACAGAAGAATTGGCCAGCAGAACTCCACTTCCATCCTGTTCCACGCGAAGATGAAAACGGGTGACGTTCCCACCTGCCTCCCTGCGATAGTGATAAATACCCGGCGCTGTATACGCAGGCTTTTCCGGTAAATGAATGCGAAAAAACTCCTTTAACATTTTCATCGCACGCCCGCTCCCCTTCCCGCTGCTCTTTTTCCGATGTGTTGAATCTGCTCAATCGGAATGAAGCTTGGTCTCGCAGGTGATTCACTTTCACAGCCACCCTCATGGTGCAACAAAACACCATCGCGCGCTTCCCGTTCTATCCTGCAGCCGCCGCCACAAAGCGGAAGGTCCGGACATTCCCAGCATTTCTCCGGCAGTCCCGCCCATTTCGGATCCAGTTCCCTGTCTCGAAAGGAACGGAACAGCTCCCCATCCCAGATTTTTTCCCATGGATCGCGAAGTATGTTCCCGGCCGAAACGTAAAAGGATTGGCATGGCAGCACATCCCCATTAGGCTCAATGCAAATGGAATATTCGGCTGCGTTGCATCTTTTCGCGCCAATTTCCAGCTCTACAGGATTCATTCGACAATATTCAGTCGGCGTGTACCAGAGAAATTTCATTCCCCGTTCCAGCGCCCGATCTCGAATCCTGATTAAGACAGCAGGAAGTTCTTCTTCAGGAATGGCGTTCGGATCACAGTAACCTCCTCCGGAATAGATCATCCCGTTCATGGCAAAAGTGCGGATTCCTAATGCGTAGATAAAATCGATGATCTCTTCCACATGATCGCGATTCTTTTGCATGATGGTGGTATTTGTAATCGTGTGAATGCCTCCTGCAAGAGCGTTTTCAATGCCCTTTACCGTTTGTGAAAAAGCAGATACACCGTTGATTTCATCGTGAACGCGCGCCTGGTTCGAAGCGAGCGTGATCTGCAAGTGATTCAATCCTGCCTGTTTAAGCGTGCGAACAAAAGACAGGTGCGAAAAACGCCTGCCATTTGAATTGAGGCCCGCGATCTGGCCTTGCTGGTCCACGAATTGGATCAACTCCGGCAGATCCGGATGCAGGGTCGCTTCACCGCCCGTAAAAATAATGTGCGGCACACCCTTCTGTTTCAGCAGTACAAAAACTTTTTTCCAGTCCACTAGCGCAAGGGAAGCCATTCCTAGATGCGAGGTGGCGTTATAGCAATGCGAACACGCGTTGTTGCATCCATATGTCAGGGCGATATCTGCTTTGTAGGGCGCATTAGCTCTTGTGCTGAATAGCGCCTTGCGTTCAAGAAAATCGATTCCGCAGGTTGGGCATCCGGATTCTTGCGTAACATGTTGAATGAAGCGGTAAATTCCGGAAACGTCGCGCGCGATCTGTTCATGACCCGCATACGCAGCTTTCAACCGCTTCATGGCTGTTTTTTCCGGCATTCCATCCAAGGCCCATCCGGCGATTAAAGCCGCAGTTTGATTCAATTGGATCGCATCAGTGACATCGAGAAACATGACGCCGCGGCCATCCTGTTCGATGCGTAAATGAACGCGACGGAAATAGCCGTTCTTATCGGAAAAGTGATACGTGTAAAGATCCGGCGTCGGTTGTTTAGGATGTAGTGGCAGAGCATTTGCCATGTTAGCGAACCAGGGATGGATCTTGGAAATGTATTTTTGCAGTTTGACCATTTTTATTTCTCGCAAATGCTCTGCTGAAATCCGCTATAAGCAGAGCATTTTCTAGCAGCAAAAAGTTTTGTTGACGGCGTCAGCATCATTCTATAAACATGCTCAAGCCACAAGAGCGGAAAATGCTCTGCCACTACCATTTGGGTGCTTCCTCCAACTGATACTGCGTTCCGCAGAATTCACAGGAAATGAAGATGGCCCCCGCTCGAACCGCCACAGATTTGTTTGTAAGCGTCGATCCACAGTTCTTGCATTTCAGCTCCTGAGCGGAAATGTCTCCACTCAAGT carries:
- a CDS encoding radical SAM protein, producing the protein MVKLQKYISKIHPWFANMANALPLHPKQPTPDLYTYHFSDKNGYFRRVHLRIEQDGRGVMFLDVTDAIQLNQTAALIAGWALDGMPEKTAMKRLKAAYAGHEQIARDVSGIYRFIQHVTQESGCPTCGIDFLERKALFSTRANAPYKADIALTYGCNNACSHCYNATSHLGMASLALVDWKKVFVLLKQKGVPHIIFTGGEATLHPDLPELIQFVDQQGQIAGLNSNGRRFSHLSFVRTLKQAGLNHLQITLASNQARVHDEINGVSAFSQTVKGIENALAGGIHTITNTTIMQKNRDHVEEIIDFIYALGIRTFAMNGMIYSGGGYCDPNAIPEEELPAVLIRIRDRALERGMKFLWYTPTEYCRMNPVELEIGAKRCNAAEYSICIEPNGDVLPCQSFYVSAGNILRDPWEKIWDGELFRSFRDRELDPKWAGLPEKCWECPDLPLCGGGCRIEREARDGVLLHHEGGCESESPARPSFIPIEQIQHIGKRAAGRGAGVR
- a CDS encoding radical SAM protein; protein product: MKMLKEFFRIHLPEKPAYTAPGIYHYRREAGGNVTRFHLRVEQDGSGVLLANSSVAARLSSTGVLIAKSRLEGVPYPVISKNIKTTFYGATESQIELDVRKISRLIGELANLDDNYPIFNLDDPAVAPPKNLIAPFHAQMKVASPEQINPLLEKLWKSGIMHVTFNQSSANVSAAVANVERAEDLGMISGVRVHAGLLLQGDLFQKLAMAGVDYIVLPVVSANSEKQDLFFGESNSSHVIQCLEQCKKWEVTPVLEVPIFRQNLDELEQIVDEFSAKGVSNVLYYAIAAQHAGETPALQDGLDGTEIIHVAARVADIAHGSRVRYVWLPAVSGAGELKALLEKGPRTAGDVSIRVDPDGSVYAPRGPLDAAGNLSKESWAEIWNRDVFKQYRERIVSPTRCGICPELEICGADCPGDPKGWARS